The nucleotide window CGACGGAGCGGACGACCCAGACGCCCTTGCCGTCGTAGCCGCCGCGGACCGTCTTGAGGATGACCGGAAAACCCTCACCCTCGGCGGCGAACGCGGCCACGTCCTCGGGGTCCGCGACGATGCGGTGCCGTGGACAGGGCACGCCGATCGCGTCGAGCCGCGCCCGCATCACACCCTTGTCCTGGGCGTGCTGAAGCGCGTCGGGCCCCGGGCGTACGGGAATGCCGTCCGCCTCCAGGGCACGTAGGTGCTCGGTGGGTACATGTTCGTGATCGAAGGTGATCACATCGCAGCCCTGCGCGAACGCACGCAGCGTGTCGAGGTCGCGATAGTCGCCGATGACGACATCGCTCACCACCTGCGCCGCGGAATCCTGAGGGGTGTCACTGAGGAGCTTGAACCTGATGCCGAGCGGGATGCCCGCCTCGTGTGTCATACGAGCGAGCTGTCCACCGCCGACCATGCCGACTACCGGGAACGTCACACCCCCAGAGTATCGGCCATGGAATCGGCCACTTCCCGATGTCCGGTTCCGGTGCTCTTCGCGATGCCCCGCGATGCCTATGAGCCGCTGCACAGGCATCCCCAAGGGGCGCTGGTTAGCATGGCTGGGTCGGGCGAACCCGACAGGACCGTTACGACCACGATCACGACCACGACTCAATCGAGCGACGGGGGCCCACACGATGGGAAGTACGACCTCGGGGCCGCGTACGAAGCCCCGCGGCGCCCTGCGCCGACGGATCGACCTGCTGGTACGTGAGGTCGCCAAGTTCGGTGCGGTGGGCGGTGCGGGGCTGCTGGTGAACCTCGCCGTGTTCAATCTCGTACGGCACCTCACCGACCTGCAGGTGGTGCGGGCCAGCGTGATCGCCACGGTCGTCGCGATCGTCTTCAACTACGTGGGGTTCCGCTACTTCACGTACCGCGACCGCGACAAGAGCGGCCGTACGAAGGAGCTGACGCTCTTCCTGCTGTTCAGTGCGGTCGGACTGGTGATCGAGAACGGCGTGCTGTACGTCGCGACGTACGGCTTCGGCTGGGACACCCCGCTGCAGAGCAACGTCTTCAAGTTCCTCGGCATCGGCGTCGCGACCCTCTTCCGCTTCTGGTCGTACCGGACGTGGGTGTTCCGCACCCTGCCGGCACGGGAGGCGGTGGCGAGTGCGGAATCGTTCCTGGAGGAGGGTGCCGCCCACCCGCCCGCCCTTACGGGGACAGCGCCTCGTAAGCGCCGCTAGGCATCTTCCGGGCGCGAGGAAGCGCCTGCCCCAGGGACTGTCGTCACATTCCCGTCTGCCGCGCTCCGGGCGGTGCGACGGGAACTTGACCACAAGCCCTAGCGAACCGGCCGGTCCTCCGGAGGCGGCTGCTTGACCGGCGTACGCGACAGGAACATCCCGAACACCGGCGGCTGCGCCTGAAGCATCTCCA belongs to Streptomyces graminofaciens and includes:
- a CDS encoding GtrA family protein, with amino-acid sequence MGSTTSGPRTKPRGALRRRIDLLVREVAKFGAVGGAGLLVNLAVFNLVRHLTDLQVVRASVIATVVAIVFNYVGFRYFTYRDRDKSGRTKELTLFLLFSAVGLVIENGVLYVATYGFGWDTPLQSNVFKFLGIGVATLFRFWSYRTWVFRTLPAREAVASAESFLEEGAAHPPALTGTAPRKRR